The window ATAGTCGGGCAGATCGGTGCGGTGCCGGGCGCGGAGCGGGACCGGCCGCGGCTGCTGGCCGATTCCCGGGCGCTGGCCGCCCAGTTCGTGCTCGGCGGGACCCTGCCCGCCGCCGAGTCCGCCTGGTGGGTGGCCGCCGATGGCGGGAACGCGGCGGCCGCGCTGGACGCGGTGCGTGCCGATCCCCGCCTGGGCGCGGCCGTCGACGTGCCGCGGATGCGGGCACAACTGGCCGCCGACCCACTGCGGCAGGGGGCACGCGGGGCACTCACCCTGTGCCTCGTCCTGGCGCCCGCGTTCGCCGTCGTCGGCTTCACCCTGCATACGGCGCTGTCGGTGCGGGCCAGGACACGGGAGTTCGCGTTGCTGCGGGCTTTGGGTGTGAGGCGCGGGCAGCTGGCGGCGTATCTGTGGACGGAGCAGCTGGTGCTGGCCGCGGTGGCGGCGGTGCTGGGCACCCTGCTGGGTACCGTGCTGGCCGCGCTGGTCATGCCGGTGGTGACGGTCGACGACACCGGCAGGCCGCTCTACCCGGGCCTGCTCACCGACGTGCCCTGGGCCCGCGTGGCACTGACGGCGGGTGCGACGACGCTGGTGATCTGCGCGGTCGTGACGGTCGCCGCCCGCTTCTTGGGGCGCGTCGATCTGGCGCGGGTGCTGCGCGCGGGGGAGGACCGGTGAAGGTGAAGCGCCCGGTACGGCCGCTGCGCTGGGCTGCGGTGCGTGAGGTGCGCGCCTTGGTACCGCTGCTGGTCTGCCTTGCCGTGCTGGTGGCGCTGCTCACCGCGGTCGCCGCCGCGGGCCCCGGGCTCCTGGACCGGCTCGCCGGGCGGGCACTGGCCTCCCGGCTGGAGCAGGAACAGCGCGCGGGGCCCGGCATCCTGTTCAGCGCCCGGTTCGAGCCGGCGGACAGCGCGGACTCCGCCGCCTGGGCCAGTGACCTCGCCGAGGACCTGCTCCCGGTCACCGACGTGATCGCCAACGCCGCCCCCGACGCCCTGAACGGCGGCCTCAAACACGACTCGACCCGGGTGGAGCTGCCGACCCTGGACACCGTGACGACTGCGGGGCAGGTGGGTCTGGGCCTGGTGTATGCCTCCGACGCGCCGGGCCGCGGGGCCTACGCCGAGGGACGGCCGCCCGCCCGCAGCAGTGAGGGTAGTAAGGGCGTCGAGATTGCCGTGTCCACCCGGACCCGTGATGCGCTGAAGCTGCGGCTGGGGCAGAAACTCCCGCTCAGCCCAGGCGCGTTGGACAAGGTTCAGGCGACCGCCGTGGTCGTCGGGTTCTTCACGGCGGACGACACCGACGCGAAGGGCGGCGACGCGGACAGTACCGGCACCAAGGGCACCGGTACCAAGGGCGCCGACGCGGAGGACGGCCACGCGAAGGGCGCCGGCGCCGATGCGAAGGAGGCAGGCGGGGCGGCGGGCGGGGACCGGTTGTGGCGTGAACTGCCGTTGCTGGCAGGCCCGTCACGGCTTCCCCCGGACACCGCCGCCGCACTGGACTGGGAGGCCCGCGCGTTGGTGGCGCCCCGAACCGTCACCACCCTGCAGGCACAGGCCGGCGCGGTGCTCACGGTCACCTGGGGGATGCGCCTGGACCTTGATACGCAGACCGCCGCACGGTTCGCGGGGGAGCAGGGTCAGGGAGAGCTGCAGCGGCTGCTGGTGCGTTACCCGGACGACGCGCGGTCCGTGTTCTGCGGTGACATCGCCGACTACGGCGGCATGTACTGCGAGATCGGCCCGCACCCCGCCTCCACCCTGCAGGACAGTACGCAGCTGTCCGAGGTGCTCACCGACTTCGGCCGGCAGTGGCGCCAGGGCCGCGTCGTGATCTCCTTCGCGCTGGCATCCCTGCTCGTCGTCGGCCTGCTCGCCGCCGCCGTGACCGCCCTGCTCGCGGTGCGCCGCAGCCTGGACGCGCACCGGCTGCAGCGCGCCCGCGGCGCCTCCGCAATGGGCCTGGCGCTGACGAGGGCGGTCCATACAGCGCCGGCCGTGCTGCTCGGGCTCGCGGCAGGCATCGCCGCCGCCCGCCAACTCCCGGGCCCCGCGCCCGCGTACCGGCACGCGCTGCTGGTGGCCGTACTCATCTGGCTGCTGCTCCCTGCCCTCACCTGGCATGCCCTGCGCGACCGCGGCGCGCGCACCGGTCACGGCCCGGGCCCGTTCGCGGCGGGCCGCCGTCTCACCGTCGAGGTGGTGGTCCTGCTCCTGGCCGCGGCCGGTGTCCTCGCACTGCGGAGCCGGGGCACGGCCACCGACGCCGGAGGGCCGGACCCGCTGCTGGCCGCGGTGCCCGCACTGCTGGGACTGGCCACCGTCGCCGTGCTGGTGCGCTGTTACCCGCTGCCGGTACGAGTCCTGGCGCGCTTGTCGGCCCGGCGGCGCGGCGTGGTGGCCCTGATCGCGCTGTCCCGGGCCGCGAAGGAAGCACCCGCCCGGGCCCTTGCCCTGCTGGTCCTGGTGGTGACCTTGGCCGGAGCGGTGTTCGGCGGCCTGGTGGCCGGAACACTGGCCGAGGGGCGCCGTGAGGCCGCCGCATGGCAGGTCGGCGCGGACGCCTCCTACCTCGGCGCACACCGCAGTCCGGCCATCGCCGAGCGGCTGGCCCAGGTGCGCGGGGTGCGCGAGACCGTCCGTGTCCGGCAGCTGCGGGTGGACCCGACGAGCGCGACCAGCGGCAGCCGGTACGGCATCGCGAGCCTGGTCGGCATCGACGGCGCACGCCTGCGGGCGGCAGCGCCCGGTTCGCCCGCGGCACGCGCACTGGACACCGCCGGTCTCACCGGCCCGCGGCCCGGCACCGACATTCGGGTGCTGGCCACCGGGGCCCGCGCCGGCGACCGGCTCACCCTCACCTCGCACGGCAGAACACTGCGCCTGTACGTCGTCGGCCCGCTCCCCGACGACGTACTCAAGGACGCGGCGCTCGGGCCGGTCCGCGGTACGACACCGCTCAGGCAACGGATGCTGCTGGCCGACAACGGGGACCTGACGGCGATCGGTGCAAGCGACTTCGAGGGATCCGCACTGCTGCTGTACGGCCCGCGTCTGGACGTACAGACGCTGCGGTCCCTGGTGCCGCGCGCCACCCACGACATGGGCGCCGGGCAACTGCGCATCCGCTCCGAGGAACAGGCCGACGCCGAAGCCGACGGCATGATCAGAGTCCTGCGGGCCGCACACACCACATGCACCGCACTCGCCGTGCTCCTGGCCCTGCTGGCGCTGGTCCTGGAACTGCTGCTGTCCGCCGAGGCGCGCGGCCGCACCACCGCCTACCTGCGCACCCTGGGCCTGGGCGGCCGGGCCACTGCCGGACTGCACCTGCTGCAACTGATGCCGATGGTTCTGGCGGCGGTGGCGGGCGGCACCGCCCTGGGCCTGACCCTGCCCGCACTGCTGGGCCCCGCCCTGGACCTGCGGGAGTTCACGGGCGGACCCGCCGCCCCCACCCCGCACCCCGACCTGTTGCTGACCGCTGCTCTGGGCACAGGCCTGGGCGTGCTGGTAGTGGCGGCCGTGGGTGTGGAGACCTGGATCGGACGGCGCCGCGGACTCGGCGCGGTCCTGCGACTGGGGAGAAACGGTGACTGACCCTCACGCCGACGACCTGCGCCACCTGGAAGAGAAAGCCCGCGTCGCCCAGCGCCCGCACACCGACGACGGACTCGTCGTGTGCGACAACCTGGTCCGCGTCTACCGAACCGACGAGGTCGAGGTCCAAGCCCTCCAAGGCCTGGACCTGGTCGTCGAGGAGGGCGAGTGCACGGCGCTCGTCGGCGCCTCAGGGTCCGGCAAGTCGACCCTGCTGTCCATCCTCTCCGGACTCGACCTGCCCACCGCGGGCCGCGCGAGGGTCGCCGGACACGACCTGCTCGCCCTCGGCCGCCGCGAGCGCCTCGGCTACCGCCGCCGCACCGTGGGCTTCGTATGGCAGCAGACCGGACGCAACCTGCTGCCCTACCTGACCGCCCTGGAGAACGTGGCACTGCCCATGAAGTACGTACGTGTGCCGCGCCGCCGGCGTGCCGCACGTGCCGCCGAACTCCTCGACGTCCTCGGCGTCGCCCACTGCCGCGACCGGCGGCCGGCCGAGCTCTCCGGCGGCGAACAGCAGCGCGTGGCCGTCGCGGTCGCCACTGCCAACACCCCGCGGGTGGTGCTCGCCGACGAACCCACCGGCGAACTGGACACCGCCAGCGCCGAGGAGGTGTTCGCCGCGCTGCGCCGCGCGAACGAGGAACTCGGCGCCACCGTCCTGGTCGTCACCCACGACCCCCTGGTCTCCGGACAGGTCCGCCGCACGGTCCGCATCCGCGACGGCCGCACCTCCACGGAGACCCTGCGCGGGCCCGGCGGCGGGGGCGCCGAGGAGTACACGGTCCTGGACCGCGCGGGCCGCCTCCAACTGCCCCGCGACTACGTGGACCGCTACGGTTTGAGCGGCCGGGTCCGCCTGACCGGGGAACCGGACCATGTGGGGGTGTGGCCCGACCGAACCGAAGGCCCGCCTGGCCCCGGTCCGAATCCCTCGACCTGACCGAGGGGTTGGCTGGCTGGAACGCCCCGACTGCCAGGCGGCGTTGTCGGCAGGCGCGGCGGCTCAGATGTCAGGCTGGAGCGCAGTGTTTCGGGTGCCCCGGCTAAGGCGCGAGACGCGGTGCAGAGCAGGAGGCAGAGCGGATAAGGCGCATCGGTGGGGAATCCACCTTCCAGAGCCCGCGGCTGAGCAGTACCCCGGCCTTGTCCCGCGTTTGCTTCTCGTTCGAAGCAGCCCCGAAGCGGATTTAGTCGAGGGCCTGGCCCACCTGGTGGAGCCAGCTGTGAGTGACCGGGTGCTCAGGGGCCACGAGCCTCCAGACAGGTGTACAACTATCTTGTTCCTTGTCCTCTGCCCTCGTCGTAAGGCGGAGTCGGTAGGTCCCAGACGGCGTCAAACCGGCTGATGATTCCGCGGAGTTCGCGGGCGCTTCGAGGCGATACGGCCCGCATCACGGTGTCGAGGAGAGCGCGGGCTTCGAGAGGGTTGCCGCAGCGGTACCAGTGCACATTGCCCCACTCGTAGTCGTGCCACAGATCGCGCTCGGGCCGGTGGACGTAGTCCTTCCAGAGGCGCACAGCCGCACCAACGTCGCCTGGCTGCAGATAGTTACGAGTGTGCTCAAGGCGGATGATCTCGGTCAGTGCACGCGAAGACAGGCCGTCGATGACGGGTCTTGCGCCTGATCTCCGCTGTCGGCGGGGGAGGCCGGGCCGCATGTGTCCTTGGCGCCTACGCGGCATGGACCTTTCGGTTCGTCGTCATGCCGTACATGGTGTCACGACCGCGAACGGCGTCTCGAACGGATTTGCTCG is drawn from Streptomyces liliifuscus and contains these coding sequences:
- a CDS encoding ABC transporter ATP-binding protein; the protein is MTDPHADDLRHLEEKARVAQRPHTDDGLVVCDNLVRVYRTDEVEVQALQGLDLVVEEGECTALVGASGSGKSTLLSILSGLDLPTAGRARVAGHDLLALGRRERLGYRRRTVGFVWQQTGRNLLPYLTALENVALPMKYVRVPRRRRAARAAELLDVLGVAHCRDRRPAELSGGEQQRVAVAVATANTPRVVLADEPTGELDTASAEEVFAALRRANEELGATVLVVTHDPLVSGQVRRTVRIRDGRTSTETLRGPGGGGAEEYTVLDRAGRLQLPRDYVDRYGLSGRVRLTGEPDHVGVWPDRTEGPPGPGPNPST